Proteins encoded by one window of Phenylobacterium soli:
- a CDS encoding zinc-dependent alcohol dehydrogenase family protein yields the protein MLAMVCRPPGRLLCKEVRPAPQPGPGEVRLKVRACGVCRTDLHVVDGDLPPVRPSIVPGHEIIGVVDAVGPGVSGVSPGDRLGVPWLGETCGRCRYCLADEENLCDAPGFTGWTRDGGYAEAVVARADFCFPIPDELADPEAAPLMCAGLIGYRCWKKTAEHRPVERLGLYGFGAAAHLLAQLAIWTGQQVYAFTREGDAAAQGLARDLGCAWAGGSDQPPPEPLDAAIIFAPVGALVPAALRAVRKGGTVVCGGIHMSEIPALPYSILWEERRLVSVANLTRQDGREYLPLAARAGVRPHVKTYGLEDANAALQDLRDGAFAGAAVLLPPES from the coding sequence ATGCTCGCCATGGTCTGCCGGCCGCCCGGCCGGCTGCTCTGCAAAGAGGTCCGGCCCGCGCCGCAGCCGGGGCCGGGCGAGGTGCGCCTGAAGGTGCGGGCCTGCGGCGTCTGCCGCACCGACCTGCATGTGGTCGACGGCGACCTGCCGCCGGTGCGGCCGTCGATCGTCCCGGGACACGAGATCATCGGCGTTGTCGACGCCGTGGGGCCGGGCGTTTCCGGGGTTTCGCCGGGCGACCGGCTCGGCGTCCCCTGGCTGGGCGAGACCTGCGGCAGATGCCGCTACTGCCTGGCCGACGAGGAGAACCTCTGCGACGCCCCGGGCTTCACCGGATGGACCCGCGACGGCGGCTACGCCGAGGCGGTGGTGGCCCGCGCCGACTTCTGCTTCCCGATCCCCGACGAACTCGCCGACCCCGAGGCCGCGCCGCTGATGTGCGCCGGCCTGATCGGCTACCGCTGCTGGAAGAAGACGGCCGAGCACCGGCCGGTGGAGCGGCTGGGTCTTTACGGCTTCGGGGCCGCGGCCCATCTGCTGGCCCAGCTCGCCATCTGGACCGGGCAGCAGGTCTACGCCTTCACGCGCGAGGGCGATGCGGCGGCGCAGGGTCTGGCGCGCGACCTCGGCTGCGCCTGGGCCGGCGGCTCGGACCAGCCGCCCCCCGAACCCCTCGACGCGGCGATCATCTTCGCACCGGTGGGCGCCCTCGTTCCCGCCGCCCTCAGGGCGGTGCGCAAGGGCGGGACCGTCGTCTGCGGCGGCATCCACATGAGCGAGATCCCGGCCCTTCCCTATTCCATCCTCTGGGAGGAGCGGCGGCTGGTCTCGGTCGCCAACCTCACCCGCCAGGACGGGCGCGAGTACCTGCCCCTTGCCGCCCGGGCCGGGGTGCGCCCGCACGTGAAGACCTATGGCCTCGAAGACGCGAACGCCGCCCTGCAGGATCTGCGGGACGGCGCCTTCGCGGGGGCTGCGGTGCTCCTGCCTCCCGAGAGTTGA
- a CDS encoding universal stress protein, with amino-acid sequence MQLSGEKELDMDLVKDAPAKGAELAAADLGWKTILVHVEPGKPAAPRLAAAVDLAKGCDALLIGLGAELVQPVMFADPYGSWDAQVLTALREQVQDNLAHAETDFTKAAKGVRHEWRKVEDKPCDAMARVARGADVIVAGGMPLEGEDGYRSADPAELVLLAGRPVLVAPPAGGTLKAKAVVIAWKETRESRRAIADALPLLAKADDVVVVEICDEAEAVGDAQFHAAEVAEGLKRHGVKARGKAVQAPDEKVCQVLNEEAKAIGADLIVAGCYGHSRMNEWFFGGVTRDLLANPQRFILMSH; translated from the coding sequence ATGCAACTTTCGGGAGAGAAGGAGCTCGACATGGATCTCGTCAAGGACGCGCCCGCCAAGGGCGCCGAGCTTGCGGCGGCCGACCTGGGCTGGAAGACGATCCTCGTCCATGTGGAGCCCGGCAAGCCCGCCGCCCCGCGCCTGGCGGCGGCCGTGGACCTGGCCAAGGGCTGCGACGCCCTGCTGATCGGGCTCGGCGCCGAGCTGGTGCAGCCGGTGATGTTCGCCGACCCCTACGGTTCCTGGGACGCCCAGGTGCTGACCGCCCTGCGCGAGCAGGTGCAGGACAACCTAGCCCACGCCGAGACCGATTTCACCAAGGCGGCCAAGGGCGTGCGCCACGAATGGCGCAAGGTCGAGGACAAGCCCTGTGACGCCATGGCCCGGGTGGCCCGCGGCGCCGACGTCATCGTCGCCGGCGGCATGCCGCTGGAGGGCGAGGACGGCTATCGCTCGGCCGATCCCGCCGAGCTGGTGCTGCTGGCCGGCCGCCCGGTGCTGGTCGCCCCGCCGGCCGGCGGGACCTTGAAGGCGAAGGCCGTGGTCATCGCCTGGAAGGAGACCCGCGAGTCCCGCCGCGCGATCGCCGACGCCCTGCCGCTGCTGGCCAAGGCCGACGACGTCGTGGTGGTCGAGATCTGCGACGAGGCCGAGGCCGTCGGCGACGCCCAGTTCCACGCCGCCGAAGTGGCCGAGGGCCTGAAGCGCCACGGCGTGAAAGCGCGCGGCAAGGCCGTCCAGGCGCCCGACGAAAAGGTCTGCCAGGTGCTGAACGAGGAAGCCAAGGCGATCGGCGCCGACCTGATCGTCGCCGGCTGCTACGGCCACAGCCGGATGAACGAATGGTTCTTCGGCGGCGTCACCCGCGACCTGCTGGCCAACCCCCAGCGCTTCATCCTGATGAGCCACTAG
- a CDS encoding NAD(P)H-dependent oxidoreductase has translation MKHAIVVAHPNPDSLTCAIAQAYAEEARAMGHDSVVRDLYRMGFDPCLKAEEIPGPAGARFGDDVAAERKQIADCDVFGFVYPLWFNAPPAILKGYVDRVFSLGFGYEPALHGTDPLLSGRHLISFTTSGAPEAWVRDTGALNALTAVFDSHVAAVCGMTLVEHIHNGGIVPGITAEAAGEILKGVRAAVRRCFGAGSGLL, from the coding sequence ATGAAGCACGCCATCGTCGTCGCCCACCCCAATCCCGATAGTCTGACCTGCGCGATCGCGCAGGCCTATGCCGAGGAAGCCAGGGCGATGGGCCACGACAGCGTCGTGCGCGACCTCTACCGCATGGGATTCGACCCATGCCTCAAGGCCGAGGAGATCCCCGGCCCCGCCGGCGCGCGGTTCGGCGACGACGTGGCGGCGGAGCGCAAACAGATCGCCGACTGCGACGTGTTCGGCTTCGTCTACCCCCTGTGGTTCAACGCCCCGCCGGCGATCCTGAAGGGCTATGTGGACCGGGTGTTCAGCCTCGGCTTCGGCTACGAGCCGGCCCTGCACGGCACCGACCCCCTGCTCTCCGGCCGCCATCTGATCAGCTTCACCACCTCCGGGGCGCCCGAAGCGTGGGTGCGCGACACCGGGGCGCTGAACGCCCTGACGGCGGTGTTCGACAGCCACGTGGCGGCAGTCTGCGGCATGACGCTGGTGGAGCACATCCACAACGGCGGCATCGTGCCGGGCATCACCGCCGAGGCGGCGGGCGAGATCCTGAAGGGCGTCCGCGCCGCCGTGCGCCGCTGCTTCGGCGCCGGGTCGGGCCTTCTCTAG
- a CDS encoding thymidine phosphorylase family protein — MKPDLLNPGPSGGAAPSVRSGPAPLRAKLVAVDTFRENVVLLPRNSPAVRPERLAGLRKVEVRAGELSLLAVPNISDDPTAVGLDEVGLTQPAFRRLGVKPGDYVTIAPAQPARTLAAVRAKIIGATLSDADYVDIARDLANHRWSDMEIAAFLVACASFMTPEETLALTKGMIAAGRTLTWDHGSMVVDKHCIGGVPGNRTSLIVAPIVAAHGLIIPKTSSRAITSPSGTADTMEVFARVDLDEQEMRAVVERCNGCVVWGGRVNLSPADDVLISVERPLSIDTPEQMVASILSKKVAAGSTHLVLDIPVGPTAKVRDTRSAVRLKKLFEHIAEGVGLNVEVLITEAVEPIGRGIGPVLEARDVMAVLENREDAPADLREKAIRLAGRVLENDPALHGGAGERRARELLEGGAAKAKLEQICEAQGPSPVSNRAGDMVHEIRAKRSGHVAAIDCLRIAGIARLAGAPTDPGAGIEILRKTGSAVSSGDPLYRIYGSEPSDFAFAIEAAGEDPGVRLET, encoded by the coding sequence ATGAAACCTGACCTCCTGAATCCGGGCCCGTCCGGCGGCGCCGCGCCCAGCGTCCGAAGCGGGCCCGCGCCCCTTCGGGCCAAGCTCGTGGCCGTCGACACCTTCCGTGAAAACGTCGTCCTCCTGCCGCGCAACAGCCCGGCGGTCCGTCCCGAGCGCCTGGCCGGCCTGCGCAAGGTCGAAGTGCGTGCGGGCGAGCTCAGCCTCCTCGCCGTGCCCAACATCAGCGACGATCCGACCGCCGTCGGCCTCGACGAGGTCGGGCTGACCCAGCCGGCGTTCCGGCGCCTGGGCGTGAAGCCCGGCGACTACGTCACCATCGCGCCGGCGCAGCCAGCCCGCACCCTGGCCGCCGTGCGCGCCAAGATCATCGGCGCGACCCTGTCGGACGCCGACTACGTCGACATCGCCCGCGATCTCGCCAACCACCGCTGGTCGGACATGGAGATCGCCGCCTTCCTGGTCGCCTGCGCCAGCTTCATGACGCCCGAGGAGACCCTCGCCCTTACCAAGGGGATGATCGCCGCCGGCCGCACGCTCACCTGGGACCACGGCTCCATGGTGGTGGACAAGCACTGCATCGGCGGCGTGCCGGGCAACCGCACCTCGCTGATCGTGGCGCCGATCGTCGCCGCCCACGGCCTGATCATCCCCAAGACCTCCTCGCGGGCCATCACCTCGCCGTCCGGCACCGCCGACACCATGGAGGTCTTCGCCCGCGTCGATCTCGACGAGCAGGAGATGCGCGCCGTGGTCGAGCGCTGCAACGGCTGCGTCGTCTGGGGCGGTCGGGTGAACCTGTCGCCGGCCGACGATGTGCTGATCTCGGTGGAGCGGCCGCTGTCGATCGACACGCCCGAGCAGATGGTCGCCTCGATTCTCTCCAAGAAGGTCGCCGCCGGCTCGACCCACCTCGTCCTCGACATTCCGGTGGGGCCGACCGCCAAGGTGCGCGATACGCGCTCGGCCGTGCGCCTCAAGAAGCTGTTCGAGCACATCGCCGAGGGGGTCGGGCTCAACGTCGAGGTGCTGATCACCGAAGCCGTCGAGCCGATCGGCCGCGGCATCGGCCCGGTGCTCGAGGCGCGCGACGTCATGGCCGTGCTGGAGAACCGCGAGGACGCGCCGGCGGACCTGCGCGAGAAGGCCATCCGCCTTGCCGGGCGGGTGCTGGAGAACGATCCCGCCCTGCACGGCGGGGCCGGCGAGCGCCGGGCCCGCGAGCTTCTCGAAGGCGGCGCGGCCAAGGCCAAGCTCGAGCAGATCTGCGAGGCCCAGGGCCCCTCGCCGGTCAGCAACCGCGCCGGCGACATGGTCCACGAGATCCGCGCCAAGCGCTCCGGCCACGTGGCGGCCATCGACTGCCTGCGGATCGCCGGCATCGCCCGGCTGGCTGGCGCGCCGACCGACCCAGGCGCCGGCATCGAGATCCTGCGCAAGACCGGCTCGGCGGTGTCGAGCGGCGATCCGCTCTACCGGATCTACGGCTCCGAGCCGTCCGACTTCGCCTTCGCCATCGAGGCGGCGGGCGAGGATCCGGGCGTGAGGCTGGAGACGTGA
- a CDS encoding ribose-phosphate diphosphokinase — protein MTAAVFAFSEDLAPATRLAEALGRPLREIALHRFPDGESLPQVGQGAEVAILYRALEDPDPKLMPLLLAADALRRAGARRLVLVAPYMPYLRQDMVFEPGQPLSRDVMGALLGPAFDRIVTVEPHLHRTSDLTPVFAGRPVTVLSASALLADAIGPAGDPLIIGPDAESAPWAQAVADRLGAGCLVFEKQRYGDRHVRLTLPEDAEIAGRRVAIVDDICSSGGTLAEAVKAVVARGAETTEIAVVHALFDARAEARLMRAGARRIVSTDAVEHPTNAIHLAGLLAGALEQEF, from the coding sequence GTGACCGCCGCCGTCTTCGCCTTCTCGGAGGATCTCGCGCCTGCGACGCGTCTCGCCGAAGCCCTCGGCCGGCCGCTCCGGGAGATCGCCCTGCACCGCTTCCCCGACGGCGAGAGTCTGCCGCAGGTGGGGCAGGGGGCGGAGGTGGCGATCCTCTACCGCGCCCTCGAGGATCCGGACCCCAAGCTCATGCCTCTGCTGCTCGCGGCCGACGCCCTGCGGCGGGCCGGCGCGCGCCGGCTGGTGCTCGTCGCCCCCTACATGCCCTACCTGCGCCAGGACATGGTGTTCGAGCCGGGCCAGCCGCTCAGCCGTGACGTCATGGGCGCGCTGCTCGGCCCGGCCTTCGACCGCATCGTCACGGTCGAGCCGCACCTGCACCGGACGAGCGACCTGACGCCGGTGTTCGCCGGCCGGCCGGTCACGGTGCTCTCCGCCTCCGCGCTCCTCGCCGACGCGATCGGACCGGCCGGCGATCCCCTGATCATCGGCCCGGACGCCGAGTCCGCGCCCTGGGCCCAGGCCGTCGCCGACCGGCTCGGCGCCGGTTGCCTGGTGTTCGAGAAGCAGCGCTACGGTGATCGGCACGTGCGCCTGACGCTGCCCGAGGACGCCGAGATCGCCGGCCGCCGCGTCGCCATCGTCGACGACATCTGCTCGTCCGGCGGCACCTTGGCCGAGGCGGTGAAGGCGGTGGTCGCCCGGGGCGCCGAGACCACCGAGATCGCCGTCGTCCACGCCCTGTTCGACGCGCGCGCCGAGGCCAGGCTCATGCGGGCCGGGGCGCGGCGGATCGTCTCCACCGATGCGGTGGAGCACCCGACCAACGCCATCCATCTGGCGGGCCTGCTCGCGGGCGCGCTCGAACAGGAGTTCTGA
- a CDS encoding MBL fold metallo-hydrolase yields the protein MPVKLTFHGAAGCVTGFCARLETPQATLLIDCGMFQGSKTLKQLNYGAFPFDPKEIHAVLLTHAHIDHSGLLPKLMKAGFEGPIHATAGTRDLCAIMLADAGDIQESEVAQLNRRNERRGRDPVEPIYTARDAHETMRLFSKVKLYEPVEVAPGVTATYWSAGHILGSASIEIHVETPEGPTSFLFSGDLGPGGRDYIEDPDGPSGVDHLILESTYGDRERLAIDPATRRAMLAEEINAAHEAGGPVLMPAFAVERTQELLADLLQLMDDRQIPEADIFLDSPLAIEATEVFRERGYNRSSGVNPFAGLHAGQRLKFLKEPWESDQLERLSGWHIIMAASGMCDAGRVRKHLKRLLWRRQATVLITGYQAVGTLGRILQGGARRVRIQGDDVQVRARIRSLDVYSGHADATGLVAWAQARAPAGQVFLAHGEPEGLAALRGRLGAAGVAADRIATPELDESYLITDGASAAAPLGAPRLRPQAVSTPDWHNLRSQLLLELDQRLESAGDDAARERILARARALLEELAPAA from the coding sequence TTGCCCGTCAAGCTGACCTTCCACGGCGCCGCCGGCTGCGTCACCGGTTTCTGCGCGCGGCTCGAGACCCCGCAGGCCACGCTGCTGATCGATTGCGGCATGTTCCAGGGCTCCAAGACCCTGAAGCAGCTCAACTACGGCGCCTTTCCCTTCGACCCGAAGGAGATCCACGCGGTCCTCCTGACCCACGCTCACATCGACCACTCGGGCCTCCTGCCCAAACTGATGAAGGCCGGCTTCGAGGGGCCGATCCACGCCACGGCCGGCACGCGGGACCTCTGCGCCATCATGCTGGCCGACGCCGGCGACATCCAGGAGAGCGAGGTCGCCCAGCTCAACCGCCGCAACGAGCGGCGCGGCCGCGATCCGGTGGAGCCGATCTACACCGCCCGCGACGCGCACGAGACCATGCGGCTGTTCAGTAAGGTGAAGCTCTACGAGCCGGTGGAGGTCGCGCCCGGCGTCACCGCCACCTACTGGAGCGCCGGCCACATCCTCGGCTCGGCCTCGATCGAGATCCATGTCGAGACGCCGGAGGGGCCGACGAGCTTTCTGTTCTCTGGCGACCTCGGTCCCGGCGGCCGCGACTACATCGAAGACCCGGACGGCCCTTCGGGCGTCGACCATCTCATCCTCGAATCCACCTACGGTGACCGCGAGCGCCTGGCCATCGACCCGGCCACGCGCCGCGCCATGTTGGCCGAGGAGATCAATGCGGCGCACGAGGCTGGCGGGCCGGTGCTGATGCCGGCCTTCGCGGTCGAGCGCACTCAGGAGCTGCTCGCCGACCTGCTGCAGCTGATGGACGACCGCCAGATCCCCGAGGCCGACATCTTCCTGGATTCGCCGCTCGCCATCGAGGCGACCGAGGTGTTCCGCGAGCGCGGCTACAATCGCTCCAGCGGCGTCAATCCGTTCGCCGGCCTGCATGCCGGCCAGCGGCTGAAGTTCCTCAAGGAGCCGTGGGAGAGCGATCAGCTCGAGCGCCTCTCCGGCTGGCACATCATCATGGCCGCCTCGGGCATGTGCGACGCCGGCCGGGTGCGCAAGCACCTGAAGCGCCTGCTGTGGCGGCGCCAGGCCACCGTGCTGATCACCGGCTACCAGGCGGTGGGGACACTCGGCCGCATCCTCCAGGGTGGGGCGCGCCGGGTGCGCATCCAGGGCGACGACGTGCAGGTCCGCGCCCGCATCCGCTCGCTCGACGTCTATTCCGGCCATGCCGACGCCACCGGCCTGGTCGCCTGGGCCCAGGCGCGCGCGCCGGCCGGCCAGGTCTTCCTGGCGCACGGCGAGCCCGAAGGACTTGCCGCCCTGCGCGGCCGCCTCGGCGCGGCGGGTGTGGCCGCCGACCGGATCGCCACGCCGGAGCTCGATGAGAGCTATCTGATCACCGATGGCGCCAGCGCCGCGGCCCCGCTCGGCGCGCCGCGCCTGCGGCCCCAGGCCGTGTCCACGCCCGACTGGCACAACCTGCGCAGCCAGCTTCTCCTGGAGCTCGACCAGCGGCTGGAGTCGGCGGGGGACGACGCCGCCCGCGAACGCATCCTGGCCCGCGCCCGGGCCCTGCTGGAGGAGCTCGCGCCGGCGGCCTGA
- a CDS encoding c-type cytochrome — protein MRRTCSTLTLTLTLTLAVGVAGPTLAAAPPAPAVDHGAEVAQRCAACHAVGREGASPNNGAPPFRKLTARYNPIGLEKALKRIGRFGHFEMRPQQMSDADMADLAAYIASLEAPPAGK, from the coding sequence ATGCGCCGAACCTGTTCGACCCTGACCCTCACCCTGACCTTGACCTTGGCTGTCGGGGTCGCCGGCCCGACGCTGGCGGCCGCGCCTCCGGCCCCGGCCGTCGACCACGGCGCCGAGGTGGCCCAACGCTGCGCCGCGTGCCATGCGGTCGGGCGCGAAGGCGCCAGTCCCAACAACGGCGCGCCGCCGTTCCGCAAGCTCACCGCGCGCTACAATCCGATCGGCCTCGAGAAGGCGCTGAAGCGCATCGGCCGTTTCGGCCACTTCGAGATGCGGCCCCAGCAGATGAGCGACGCCGACATGGCCGACCTCGCCGCCTACATCGCCAGCCTCGAGGCGCCGCCGGCCGGCAAGTGA